TTTATACAATGTTATTTAGGTAAAGTAAATGCATATAATTTTCCCATTTCTTAAGTTGATAAGGAACACAaagcttgtatttttttagaaaacggGGAAGAGGTACTTATGGATGTTGACTTCAAGTCCAAGGATGAGATTTATGAAAGAGTGCGGAGGATAGTCTGTAAATCAGAGTATGTTTTGTGTTTCTCTAATTTTGTATGGTGACTAATGAGCCAATATTTAGGGAAACTTTGAAAGCAGAAGATAAGCTTGACAATCCAGCTAATTTTGGGTCAAAATGTCAGAAGCATTGCATCTGCGAAGTCCCTGGCCAGCTGCCTTGCCCATCTCTGGTTCCTTTGCCAAAGAGTTGGAGAGGAAAATACAAGTTTCAAAAGCCAGATGAATTATAATCAACATGTGTATCAAACACAAATtagtcaattaaaaaaacaattttcagatttttgttggtttcttttatttgttacTGTTTGACCACTTATATTGTTATTGAATTTGAGGGGCCATTAAGTCCATGCCGATGGCCTCGCGTGCTAACTTAACTCCCAAGGCGAATAGGGCCACGCTCTTCACCAACGACCTGGAATGAGTTATCAATTAGTTTCGGTTTCGTGTAATAATTGATTTGAAGCCTTACCATCTGAAGGGGTCGTTGTAAAAACTTTTAATGAACTGCATTTTTCCAGGTTTCTTATTTGACCTTTCCATATTGATAACTTTTGCTTAACTTCCTTAAACGACAGAGTGTGCAGACGATTTTTTTACGATCACATGAGACAAAGGAGGCGGAGCTAGAGCGGGCTAGGTTTGAGACGAGGAACTCCACAAATCAAAACTTTAAATACATATTTATTAACGCTGACTATAAGTGATCAAGGAATTTcggaatttttttgttgacgTGCTGTTGGAAATAATGTCAAGTTGTGTAACAAATAATATAAACTACAGTAGTGAGCTGGTGACTGTGTACGGAAGACGGGGAGAGGACTTCCAAAAACATGTGAGGTTTCAGGTTTGTAATGCAAGGTAAAGAGATATCTTTATAAGATTAATCGCAAATTTCTAACATACGATAATAATAGCAACCAATTTCAGTCTAAGATATTTTCCAATgtttaataatttattttaaaacattgCTCAATCATCATGCGAGGGtcgcccttcttttgttttgctaaTGTTAGTATCAATTTGTGAATCGGAAGTGTAACAATTCATTCCCGCCGTTCCGCGTGTGAATTTAGACACAATTATCGCCaacattccatttttatttgattaagTGCTCACATTTATTACTCACGTTATTTCtcgttttatttcttttgtaatGGAAACGTTAGAAAATGCTGTGTTTCTGtcattgaaacaaaaagcttTGACATTACAACTTTATAAAGATCTGAGATTTGGTAAGGTTACGTTTTTATCGAATAGCTTAGTAATAACTTTAAAAACGGCATTATTTAGTAAGGGGTTTTGATGATTTGAAGATTCATCAGGTTGATGAATTGAATTTAGTCTATCTGACGGGACATTTGCCAGAGAACAATGAACAAGAAGTCTTTTTTCCATTAGCTGCAGATGAAGCTATATCATTAAACAGAATTGCTGTCTTTCAAAATCATCTTTTACAACACCACAATTCAAAAAGGTAATCTTCTGCAGAGCTCCTTTGCGCATGCCCCATTCTTCCATTGTGgcttgattttcgttcattCAATTAAAGGCTGACTTTGGCACTAATTGATGCTGATTCCACAACAGTTTACTTCTGCATCACTCCTGGCCTATTACCTCCATCAGAATTggaatcaaaaaaataaaaaaaacttttgctATACAGTTTATTCAAGATCATGACTTtccaaatttgaatttgcAAAATTTAATCAAACACTGCCCAGGTATCATCTACCTCCTTCCCAACTTTCTCATCAACCACCTGCTTAAGTTGTTCATCAGTTATGGAATGAGCCCAAACTGGAATAGCTGAATTGGGAAGTATTACTTTTGACATTATTGACTTTATAGTTTCAATTTGTGTAGTATCAAGTGGAATGCTAGGTTTTTCACTACAGCTAACAGCTGGAGTTGAAGTTTCTATTGTCACTAGGTTATGGTAATCATGGCTTGTTCTAATCTGGAATTCCTGACCATCATAAGTGCTGTATCCAAATTCCACATTGTCATCTTCATTGTCATCTTCATTGTCATCTTCATTGTCATCTTCATTTTCACAGTTTGAAGTTGGTAGAAGTTCATAACCATTTGGTCTGATTTCTTGTGGCTCTTCACTATCTTCTACTTCAGCCAGGTCTCTGAAAATGTAGACAGGAAAGATGTACTATTATGATAAAAAATCTAGTATAAATTCTGGAACGTAGAAAAAGACCTATCGGTTAAATCAGCGTTGAACTCGTCGTGGGCTGGGTTATTTTCGTCCCCATTCTCAGGCGCACGACCCAAATCTGGCTCCGGAGAATTTCCTGTCATTTTCTTACGATTTGTCCAACTACGAAAATCTCTGAAAGTGAGAAAAACACTCGAAAATTGACGTAACGCAGTAAACCGTGCACTTGGTAAAACGTGGACGCGGATTTATGTATTATTGAATTGCCTCCTCGCAAGGGGTGGAGCCAAGTGTATTCCCCCTAACATTGTGCTGTACTTCCTTCATTAATTACGTTAAtttaaacttttctttcgtAGGTCATATCTTAAacgtagttttttaa
This sequence is a window from Daphnia magna isolate NIES linkage group LG7, ASM2063170v1.1, whole genome shotgun sequence. Protein-coding genes within it:
- the LOC116926072 gene encoding male-enhanced antigen 1 yields the protein MTGNSPEPDLGRAPENGDENNPAHDEFNADLTDRDLAEVEDSEEPQEIRPNGYELLPTSNCENEDDNEDDNEDDNEDDNVEFGYSTYDGQEFQIRTSHDYHNLVTIETSTPAVSCSEKPSIPLDTTQIETIKSIMSKVILPNSAIPVWAHSITDEQLKQVVDEKVGKEVDDTWAVFD
- the LOC116926076 gene encoding uncharacterized protein LOC116926076, whose amino-acid sequence is METLENAVFLSLKQKALTLQLYKDLRFVRGFDDLKIHQVDELNLVYLTGHLPENNEQEVFFPLAADEAISLNRIAVFQNHLLQHHNSKRLTLALIDADSTTVYFCITPGLLPPSELESKK
- the LOC116926071 gene encoding probable 28S ribosomal protein S25, mitochondrial isoform X2, translated to MPFMKGPAPIRRTIEYLDRNKLVLKDRVKIFSINYNTKGENHEGARQFVFWHLPQLQFKNPNIQITTFKNLTPSPFIQCYLENGEEVLMDVDFKSKDEIYERVRRIVCKSEETLKAEDKLDNPANFGSKCQKHCICEVPGQLPCPSLVPLPKSWRGKYKFQKPDEL
- the LOC116926071 gene encoding probable 28S ribosomal protein S25, mitochondrial isoform X1, which encodes MPFMKGPAPIRRTIEYLDRNKLVLKDRVKIFSINYNTKGENHEGARQFVFWHLPQLQFKNPNIQITTFKNLTPSPFIQCYLACIFLENGEEVLMDVDFKSKDEIYERVRRIVCKSEETLKAEDKLDNPANFGSKCQKHCICEVPGQLPCPSLVPLPKSWRGKYKFQKPDEL